Proteins encoded by one window of Primulina huaijiensis isolate GDHJ02 chromosome 1, ASM1229523v2, whole genome shotgun sequence:
- the LOC140978289 gene encoding callose synthase 12-like, with translation MNQRPQPHSAGSDDVYNIIPIHNLLDDHPSLRFPEVRAAAAALRAVGDLRRPPFSTWKPHYDLLDWLALFFGFQASNVDNQREHLVLHLSNAQMRLSPPPDNIDTLDPAVLRRFRRRLLKNYTSWCSYLNLKSNIWLSDSSRNASAGHRRELLYVSLYLLIWGESANLRFIPECICYIFHNMTMELNKILEDYIDENTGRPFLPSVSGENAYLNKVVKPIYDTIKAEVDNSRNGTAPHSAWRNYDDINEYFWSKRCFEKLKWPIDLGSNFFVRGHKGKKVGKTGFVEQRSFWNLFRSFDKLWIMLILFLQAAIIVAWDHKFPWQALKESSVQVRCLTVFFTWSALRFLQSVLDAGMQYSLVTRDTKSLGVRMVLKSLVAAAWIVVFGVFYGRILSTRNANGEYEKSRIVNFLEVVVAFIAPELLALALFVLPWIRNFLENTNWKIFYLLSWWFQSKTFVGRGLREGLVDNIKYTLFWIVVLATKFAFSYFMQIKPLIAPTKTLLHLKDISYEWHEFFSNSNRFAVGLLWLPVILIYLMDIQIWYSIYSSFVGAAVGLFDHLGEIRNMQQLRLRFQFFASAIQFNLMPEEQLLNARGTFSSKIKDAIHRLKLRYGLGRPFKKLESNQVEAYKFALIWNEIINVFREEDIVSDHEVELLELPQNDDKDPKCNWEIRVIQWPCLLLCNELLLALSQAKELVDAPDRWLWYKICKTEYRRCAVIESYDSLRHFLLAIVKYDSEERSIIRIFFQEIDEWIRLEKFTKNYNMTALHRIHEKVVHLLDLVLKPNKVADKVVNALQALYETAIRDFLKEKRSNDQLKEDGLAPQGTMSNDRLLFQNAVELPSASNEKFYRRVRRLHTILTSRDSMQKVPENLEARRRIAFFSNSLFMNMPHAPQVEKMMAFSVLTPYYSEEVLYSKEQLRTENEDGISTLFYLKTIYADDWRNFLERMRREGMVSEKELWTNRLRDLRLWASYRGQTLTRTVRGMMYYYRALEMLAFLDCASEMDMREGSQQLRSMRHGNNVDGLSSERSPSSRSLSRANSSVSLLFKGHERGTALMKYTYVVACQIYGSQKAKKDPHAEEILYLMKNNEALRVAYVDEVLSGRDEKDYYSVLVKFDRKLQREVEIYRVKLPGPVKLGEGKPENQNHAIIFTRGDAVQTIDMNQDNYFEEALKIRNLLEEFTRYYGIRKPTILGVREHIFTGSVSSLAWFMSAQEMSFVTLGQRVLANPLKVRMHYGHPDVFDRFWFLTRGGISKASRVINISEDIFAGFNCTLRGGNVTHHEYIQVGKGRDVGLNQISMFEAKVASGNGEQILSRDVYRLGHRLDFFRMLSFFYTTVGFFFNTMMILLTVYAFLWGRLYLALSGVEGSALANNTDDNKALGTILNQQFIIQLGLFTALPMVVQSSLEFGFLNALWDFITMQLQLSSIFYTFSMGTRGHYFGRTVLHGGAKYRATGRGFVVQHKSFAENYRLYARSHFVKAIELGLILTVYASYSPVATGTFVHIALTISSWFLVVSWILGPFIFNPSGFDWLKTVYDFDEFMNWIWYRGGVFAKSEQSWEKWWDEEQDHLRTTGLWGKVLEIILDLRFFFFQFGIVYQLGIAAGSKSIAVYLLSWIYVVVALVLYMVVAYARDKYAAKEHVYYRLVQFLVIILVIVVIIALLEFTHFKFIDLFTSLLAFVPTGWGFISIAQVLRPFFEKTMLWQVVVSLARLYDIMFGVIVMAPVALLSWLPGFQNMQTKILFNQAFSRGLHISQIVAGKKPKADL, from the coding sequence ATGAATCAGCGGCCTCAGCCACACTCTGCCGGAAGCGACGATGTATACAACATCATCCCGATTCACAATCTCCTCGACGACCACCCTTCGCTCCGTTTCCCCGAGGTCCGGGCCGCTGCGGCTGCACTTCGGGCCGTTGGTGACTTGAGAAGGCCACCTTTCTCAACATGGAAGCCCCACTATGACCTCCTTGACTGGCTCGCGCTCTTCTTCGGTTTCCAAGCTTCTAATGTCGACAACCAGAGGGAGCATCTCGTACTCCACCTGTCTAACGCACAGATGCGCCTCTCTCCTCCTCCGGACAACATTGATACTCTTGACCCTGCCGTCCTCCGCCGCTTCCGTCGCAGGCTCTTGAAAAATTACACTAGCTGGTGCTCTTACCTCAACCTCAAGTCCAACATCTGGCTCTCTGATTCCTCTCGCAACGCCTCTGCGGGTCACCGTCGGGAACTTTTATACGTTTCTCTTTATTTGCTTATTTGGGGGGAGTCTGCCAATTTACGTTTTATCCCGGAATGCATTTGTTATATATTTCATAACATGACTATGGAATTGAACAAAATCTTGGAGGATTACATTGACGAGAACACTGGGAGACCTTTTTTGCCGTCTGTTTCTGGAGAGAATGCCTATTTGAATAAAGTTGTGAAGCCAATTTATGATACGATCAAAGCTGAGGTGGATAATAGTAGGAATGGTACAGCTCCGCACTCTGCTTGGAGGAATTATGATGATATAAATGAGTATTTCTGGAGTAAGCGGTGTTTTGAGAAGCTTAAGTGGCCCATTGACTTGGGGAGTAATTTTTTTGTTAGGGGGCATAAGGGGAAGAAAGTGGGGAAGACGGGGTTTGTTGAGCAGAGGTCGTTTTGGAATCTGTTTAGGAGTTTCGATAAGTTATGGATCATGTTGATTCTCTTTCTTCAAGCAGCTATTATTGTGGCATGGGATCACAAGTTCCCATGGCAGGCACTGAAGGAGTCATCTGTTCAGGTCAGATGCTTGACTGTGTTTTTCACGTGGAGTGCATTGAGGTTCTTGCAGTCGGTGCTGGATGCTGGAATGCAATATAGTCTGGTGACGAGGGACACTAAATCTTTGGGAGTTAGGATGGTTTTGAAAAGTTTGGTTGCAGCTGCATGGATTGTGGTGTTTGGTGTGTTCTACGGAAGGATATTGAGTACGAGAAATGCTAATGGGGAATATGAAAAAAGCAGAATTGTTAATTTTCTTGAGGTGGTTGTGGCTTTTATTGCCCCAGAGCTGTTAGCCTTGGCCTTATTTGTTCTTCCGTGGATTAGGAATTTTTTGGAGAATACAAATTGGAAGATATTTTATCTGTTGTCCTGGTGGTTCCAGAGCAAGACTTTCGTGGGTCGGGGCCTTAGGGAAGGTCTCGTGGACAATATAAAATACACCCTTTTCTGGATTGTAGTGCTTGCAACAAAATTTGCCTTCAGTTACTTCATGCAGATTAAGCCTTTGATTGCTCCCACAAAGACATTGTTACATCTCAAAGATATTAGTTATGAGTGGCATGAGTTCTTTAGTAACAGCAACCGATTTGCTGTGGGGCTGTTGTGGCTCCCAGTTATTTTAATCTACCTCATGGATATACAGATTTGGTATTCAATTTACTCATCATTTGTTGGCGCAGCGGTTGGGTTGTTTGATCACTTGGGTGAGATCCGTAACATGCAGCAATTGAGGTTGAGGTTTCAGTTCTTCGCTAGTGCTATTCAGTTTAATCTGATGCCTGAAGAGCAGCTTTTGAATGCCAGGGGAACATTCAGCAGCAAAATTAAAGATGCCATCCACCGGTTGAAACTGAGATACGGGCTAGGCCGGCCATTCAAAAAGCTAGAATCCAACCAGGTGGAGGCTTACAAATTTGCCTTGATATGGAATGAAATCATTAATGTATTCAGGGAGGAAGACATTGTCTCTGACCATGAGGTGGAGCTATTAGAGCTGCCTCAAAATGATGATAAGGATCCTAAATGCAACTGGGAAATTCGAGTGATTCAGTGGCCATGCTTACTTCTGTGTAATGAGCTGCTGCTTGCTCTCAGCCAGGCTAAAGAGTTGGTAGATGCGCCTGATCGGTGGCTTTGGTATAAGATATGCAAAACCGAGTATCGGCGATGTGCAGTTATCGAATCTTATGACAGTTTGAGGCACTTTTTGCTCGCCATTGTTAAATATGATTCTGAGGAGCGTTCAATAATCAGAATcttttttcaagaaattgatGAGTGGATTCGGCTGGAGAAATTCACGAAAAACTACAACATGACAGCACTCCACAGAATCCATGAAAAAGTTGTCCATCTTCTAGATCTTGTACTCAAGCCTAATAAAGTTGCAGATAAGGTGGTGAATGCTCTTCAGGCACTTTATGAGACTGCAATTAGAGATTTCCTGAAAGAGAAGAGAAGCAATGACCAGCTAAAGGAAGATGGTCTGGCTCCTCAAGGAACAATGTCTAATGATAGATTGCTTTTTCAAAATGCTGTTGAGTTACCGAGTGCAAGCAATGAGAAATTCTATCGTAGAGTTCGGCGGTTGCACACTATTCTTACATCTCGGGATTCGATGCAGAAAGTACCTGAAAATCTCGAGGCAAGACGCCGAATTGCCTTTTTCAGCAATTCCTTGTTCATGAACATGCCCCATGCTCCACAAGTTGAGAAAATGATGGCCTTCAGTGTTTTGACTCCATATTACAGTGAGGAGGTACTATACAGCAAGGAACAACTTCGAACTGAGAATGAAGATGGGATATCCACCCTTTTCTACTTGAAGACCATCTATGCCGATGATTGGAGAAATTTTTTGGAGAGGATGCGGCGAGAAGGGATGGTTAGTGAAAAAGAATTGTGGACAAATAGGTTGAGAGATCTTCGACTTTGGGCATCATATAGAGGCCAGACACTTACTCGCACTGTGAGGGGAATGATGTATTATTATAGAGCCCTTGAAATGCTGGCTTTTCTAGATTGTGCTTCTGAGATGGACATGAGAGAAGGATCTCAACAACTTCGTTCTATGAGGCATGGCAACAATGTGGATGGTTTAAGCTCAGAAAGGTCACCCTCCTCGAGAAGTTTGAGCCGAGCTAATAGTTCAGTCAGCTTGTTGTTCAAAGGCCATGAGCGTGGGACTGCTTTGATGAAATACACTTATGTGGTTGCATGTCAGATTTATGGTTCTCAAAAGGCCAAAAAGGATCCCCATGCTGAGGAGATATTATATCTGATGAAAAATAACGAAGCACTTCGTGTTGCCTATGTTGATGAGGTGTTGTCAGGGAGGGATGAGAAAGATTATTACTCTGTCCTGGTGAAATTTGACAGGAAGTTGCAGAGAGAAGTTGAAATATATCGTGTCAAGTTACCTGGCCCAGTGAAGCTTGGAGAGGGTAAACCCGAGAATCAGAATCATGCCATTATCTTCACTAGGGGAGATGCAGTTCAGACCATTGACATGAACCAGGACAACTATTTCGAAGAGGCTTTAAAGATCCGGAACCTTTTGGAGGAATTTACTCGCTACTATGGTATCCGGAAACCTACCATCTTGGGAGTCCGAGAACATATTTTTACAGGCTCTGTATCGTCACTTGCTTGGTTCATGTCTGCTCAGGAAATGAGTTTTGTCACCTTGGGGCAGCGTGTTTTAGCTAATCCCTTGAAAGTTcggatgcattatgggcatccTGATGTGTTTGACAGGTTTTGGTTTTTGACTCGAGGAGGGATAAGCAAAGCTTCCAGAGTAATTAATATCAGTGAGGATATTTTTGCTGGATTCAATTGCACATTGCGAGGCGGAAATGTTACTCACCATGAATATATCCAAGTAGGAAAGGGAAGGGATGTTGGGCTTAATCAAATTTCTATGTTTGAGGCTAAGGTTGCCAGTGGAAATGGTGAGCAAATTCTGAGCCGAGACGTGTACAGATTGGGTCATCGGCTGGACTTCTTTAGAATGCTCTCGTTCTTTTATACTACTGTTGGCTTTTTTTTCAATACCATGATGATTCTTCTTACCGTGTATGCCTTTTTGTGGGGCCGGCTTTATCTTGCGTTGAGTGGAGTAGAAGGTTCTGCATTAGCAAATAATACCGATGATAATAAAGCACTTGGTACAATATTGAATCAGCAATTCATAATCCAACTTGGTCTCTTTACTGCCTTGCCAATGGTCGTGCAAAGTTCACTTGAATTTGGCTTTCTGAATGCACTCTGGGACTTTATTACCATGCAGCTCCAGCTTTCTTCAATATTCTATACATTCTCCATGGGAACCCGTGGTCATTACTTTGGAAGGACTGTTCTTCATGGTGGTGCAAAATACCGTGCGACAGGGCGAGGTTTTGTGGTGCAGCATAAGAGTTTTGCTGAGAATTATAGATTGTATGCCCGAAGTCATTTTGTGAAGGCTATTGAACTTGGTTTGATACTTACTGTGTATGCTTCCTACAGTCCCGTAGCTACAGGCACTTTTGTGCACATAGCATTGACAATTTCCAGTTGGTTTTTAGTTGTATCCTGGATTTTGGGTCCTTTCATTTTTAACCCTTCAGGTTTTGATTGGTTAAAAACTGTGTACGATTTCGATGAGTTTATGAACTGGATATGGTACAGGGGTGGCGTATTCGCGAAGTCTGAGCAGAGCTGGGAAAAGTGGTGGGATGAAGAACAAGATCATTTGAGGACAACTGGTCTTTGGGGAAAGGTACTGGAAATTATTTTGGACCTCCGTTTCTTCTTCTTTCAGTTTGGGATTGTGTATCAGTTGGGCATTGCTGCTGGAAGCAAGAGCATTGCTGTTTACTTGCTTTCATGGATCTATGTGGTTGTGGCTCTTGTACTTTACATGGTAGTAGCGTATGCTCGTGACAAATACGCTGCGAAGGAACATGTCTACTATCGTTTGGTGCAGTTCCTTGTTATTATTCTCGTGATAGTTGTGATAATTGCCTTGCTGGAGTTtactcatttcaaatttattgatcTCTTCACAAGTTTACTTGCTTTTGTCCCCACCGGGTGGGGTTTTATATCGATCGCACAGGTTCTAAGACCGTTTTTCGAGAAAACAATGCTCTGGCAGGTTGTTGTTTCTTTAGCTCGCTTGTATGACATAATGTTTGGAGTCATTGTGATGGCTCCCGTGGCCCTTTTATCATGGTTGCCGGGATTCCAAAATATGCAGACTAAGATTCTTTTCAATCAAGCATTTAGTAGAGGCCTTCACATATCTCAAATTGTGGCAGGAAAAAAACCAAAGGCTGATTTGTGA